The Acidipropionibacterium virtanenii DNA segment AGCAGTAGGCGTGCGCATCAGACGACGGGGCGGGTGAGCAGCAGGTTCTCCAGCCTGGCGTAGGACATCTCCATGCCGTCGACCATCCCGGTGCCGAGGATCATGTCCCGGGTGGCGGCGTCGGGGAACTCCATGACGGTCGTGAGGAGGGTGACGCCGTCCTCCTCGGTCAGGGTGAGGTCGTTGGTCACGGTGGGGCCCTCGACACCCGTCATCCTCCCTGCGGTGACGATCCGGAAGGGCTCATCGAGGAACAGCAGCTGGTCGTCGAAGCCGAACGGTTCGCCCTCGACGCCGGGATCGGGAGCCCAGCCGAAATGGCTGGACCGGCCCACCTCGGTCGTCACCTCGCAGATGGTCATCGACCATCCGTCGGGGCCGAGCATCCACTGCCGGATGAGCACGGGATCGGTCTGGGCCCGCCAGATCACCGACCTGGGGGCGGCGATCGCCCGGGTGACGCGCACCAGGGTGTCGGTGAGCACCTCCATGCGGGTGCCCTTTCCGGCGAACCACTCGCGCAACCCGGCCAGAACGGCGTCGATCTGCCCCATGGCCAGGCGGGTGCCCTCGACGACGCCCATCTCGAGAACGGTCTGGAGCGCCTCCAGGGAGGCGAAGTCCGAGGTCGTGGTCATCCGGGTGCCCTGATCGGTGGCTTCGAAGGCGAACCTCATCCGCATCACCGGCATCCCGGGGGCCGGGTCGCCGTGCTCGTCGGTGAACAGGTCGTCGACGGTGAAGCTGCGCTCCGGTTCGATCTCGACGAAGTCCCACCGGGCGTACGACTTCTCCCCGGCGGGGCCGTTCATGTGGTAGAGCGCCCGGCCACCCACTCTGTGATCCCACTCGGTGAAGGTGGCCGGATAGGTGGGCGGACCCCAGAACCGTTCCAAC contains these protein-coding regions:
- a CDS encoding SRPBCC family protein → MPVTDIITDEKNLTLTVIADFAHPVSRVWRAYADPRQLERFWGPPTYPATFTEWDHRVGGRALYHMNGPAGEKSYARWDFVEIEPERSFTVDDLFTDEHGDPAPGMPVMRMRFAFEATDQGTRMTTTSDFASLEALQTVLEMGVVEGTRLAMGQIDAVLAGLREWFAGKGTRMEVLTDTLVRVTRAIAAPRSVIWRAQTDPVLIRQWMLGPDGWSMTICEVTTEVGRSSHFGWAPDPGVEGEPFGFDDQLLFLDEPFRIVTAGRMTGVEGPTVTNDLTLTEEDGVTLLTTVMEFPDAATRDMILGTGMVDGMEMSYARLENLLLTRPVV